From Numida meleagris isolate 19003 breed g44 Domestic line chromosome 4, NumMel1.0, whole genome shotgun sequence, the proteins below share one genomic window:
- the FAM184B gene encoding protein FAM184B isoform X2 produces the protein MASGINKSRQPGTCNGSKAPRSSSAEGYSKEIHMQMCKKIAQLTKVIYALNAKNDEHEDSIQALREAHEEEVQRILAEMRETILQYKSKVEEEQLLRKHIQALETAVEQHKRLKEEALAELTLCKKQVEERELRTEVKQTRMALSTNTVDTNADVENKLLHLNQETDGLLNECKLSRRENLDKNGILAEKFSIEGQVLVNELENLKSENQGAIKEYTQKTNQLQASCERGKESLKKSMQQSMTETKKNHQQREMEQRNCSGAEKGFWLQQVKKLEADLEEKSQKINERKKHSQKLKERIQELQTQLEEFKRKSECEIKQLEKEKEALTGKLQNSSLEVAQLKQILDQQADNFRESLKKHNLQSSKEKEKLLQDLQSTIKENQNVKLQLEASHQKVLKMLEKNKKQELKEAEERLKKEFNETFKIQHQSHRLEMQTLEERAKKELQDELEQIQKQQTLLLGSLRVEISEQQTSCTNLKKQIEELQIELRSVRTLKKQQEGSSQSQIRSLHDELEKCQTEISELKKENLLLKDAMELLSTELETQKQEAAQLQDKERQHKRLKQLEENTRKPESRPEDLHLISCLQDKLSEREEIIKQLVEGRKFQHSLLANAESYRNRSFSFTPNPGCLTPSMKQKRPVEVPSRVVSVPNLASYAKSFLSGDLRSKRSAPQITKSASLDRSPGCLRVGSPTAQTSDSSTATRTQGSELPQTKDDQQDPEHQEWFTKYFSF, from the exons GTGATATATGCCCTGAATGCTAAGAATGATGAACATGAAGATAGTATACAGGCTCTGAGAGAAGCTCATGAAGAAGAAGTTCAGCGCATTCTTGCTGAGATGAGGGAAACAATTCTCCAGTACAAAAGCAAAGTTGAAGAAGAACAATTGTTGAGAAAACATATTCAAGCCCTTGAAACTGCAGTGGAACAGCACAAGAGACTAAAGGAGGAAGCTTTGGCAGAGTTAACATTGTGCAAGAAGCAAGTGGAAGAGAGGGAACTAAGAACAGAAGTAAAACAGACACGAATGGCCCTTTCCACCAACACAGTAGATACCAATGCAGACGTTGAAAACaaacttctgcatttaaatCAGGAGACTGATGGACTGCTAAATGAATGCAAACTATCTAGGAGGGAAAATTTAGACAAAAATGGTATTTTAGCTGAAAAATTCAGCATAGAAGGACAAGTTCTAGTAAATGAACTGGAAAACCTGAAGAGTGAGAACCAAGGAGCAATTAAAGAATAtactcagaaaacaaaccaactgcAAGCCTCCtgtgagagaggaaaagagtcTTTGAAAAAGTCTATGCAGCAATCTATGACAGAAACGAAGAAGAATCAtcagcaaagagaaatggaaCAAAGGAATTGCTCAGGGGCTGAGAAAGGTTTTTGGCTGCAGCAGGTAAAGAAACTGGAGGCAGACCTAGAAGAGAAAAGCCAGAAGATAAATGAGAGGAAGAAACATTCCcagaagctgaaagaaagaatacag GAACTCCAGACACAGCTAgaggaatttaaaagaaagtctgAGTGTGAAATAAAGCaactagagaaagaaaaagaagcccTAACTGGGAAACTTCAAAACTCTTCGCTTGAG GTGGCTCAGCTGAAGCAAATATTAGACCAACAAGCAGATAATTTCAGGGAGTCGCTGAAGAAACACAATCTACAGtccagcaaagaaaaggagaagcttTTGCAGGATCTTCAAAGCACCATTAAAGAAAACCAGAATGTTAAACTGCAGTTGGAGGCATCGCATcaaaaagtcttaaaaatgttggagaaaaacaaaaaacaggaacTCAAG GAAGCAGAAGAGCGCttgaaaaaggaatttaatgAGACTTTCAAGATCCAACATCAGTCTCATAGGCTGGAAATGCAAACCTTGgaagagagagcaaagaaagaatTACAGGATGAACTTGAGCAGATACAGAAGCAGCAAACTCTGTTGCTAG GATCTCTAAGGGTGGAAATTTCTGAGCAACAGACATCATGCACTAATCtcaaaaaacaaatagaagagCTCCAAATAGAGCTGAGGAGTGTGAGGACCTTGAAGAAGCAACAG GAAGGAAGTAGCCAGAGCCAGATCAGATCTCTTCACGATGAACTGGAAAAGTGCCAGACTGAAATTTCTGAGCTTAAGAAAGAGAACTTACTTTTGAAGGACGCAATGGAACTACTCAGTACTGAGTTGGAGACACAGAAGCAAGAAGCTGCACAGCTTCAGGATAAGGAGAGACAACACAAAAG ACTTAAAcaattagaagaaaacacaagaaaaccaGAGTCCAGACCAGAAGATCTACACCTTATAAGCTGCCTGCAAGATAAACTaagtgagagagaagaaattattaagCAGCTGGTG gaaggaagaaaatttcagCATTCGCTTTTAGCCAACGCTGAATCTTACAGAAATCGATCTTTCTCTTTCACCCCTAATCCAGGATGTTTGACTCCTTCTATGAAG CAGAAGAGACCAGTTGAGGTGCCCAGTCGTGTTGTCAGTGTACCAAATTTAGCTTCCTACGCAAAGAGCTTTTTGAGTGGTGACTTGAGATCAAAAAGAAGTGCTCCTCAAATAACAAAATCGGCAAGCTTAGACCGGAGTCCTGGATGCCTCAGAGTGGGCTCTCCAACTGCACAGAcctcagacagcagcactgccacaag GACACAGGGCAGTGAACTACCACAAACCAAAGATGACCAACAAGACCCTGAGCATCAAGAATggtttacaaaatatttttcattttaa
- the FAM184B gene encoding protein FAM184B isoform X1: MASGINKSRQPGTCNGSKAPRSSSAEGYSKEIHMQMCKKIAQLTKVIYALNAKNDEHEDSIQALREAHEEEVQRILAEMRETILQYKSKVEEEQLLRKHIQALETAVEQHKRLKEEALAELTLCKKQVEERELRTEVKQTRMALSTNTVDTNADVENKLLHLNQETDGLLNECKLSRRENLDKNGILAEKFSIEGQVLVNELENLKSENQGAIKEYTQKTNQLQASCERGKESLKKSMQQSMTETKKNHQQREMEQRNCSGAEKGFWLQQVKKLEADLEEKSQKINERKKHSQKLKERIQELQTQLEEFKRKSECEIKQLEKEKEALTGKLQNSSLEVAQLKQILDQQADNFRESLKKHNLQSSKEKEKLLQDLQSTIKENQNVKLQLEASHQKVLKMLEKNKKQELKEAEERLKKEFNETFKIQHQSHRLEMQTLEERAKKELQDELEQIQKQQTLLLGSLRVEISEQQTSCTNLKKQIEELQIELRSVRTLKKQQEGSSQSQIRSLHDELEKCQTEISELKKENLLLKDAMELLSTELETQKQEAAQLQDKERQHKRLKQLEENTRKPESRPEDLHLISCLQDKLSEREEIIKQLVEGRKFQHSLLANAESYRNRSFSFTPNPGCLTPSMKQQKRPVEVPSRVVSVPNLASYAKSFLSGDLRSKRSAPQITKSASLDRSPGCLRVGSPTAQTSDSSTATRTQGSELPQTKDDQQDPEHQEWFTKYFSF, translated from the exons GTGATATATGCCCTGAATGCTAAGAATGATGAACATGAAGATAGTATACAGGCTCTGAGAGAAGCTCATGAAGAAGAAGTTCAGCGCATTCTTGCTGAGATGAGGGAAACAATTCTCCAGTACAAAAGCAAAGTTGAAGAAGAACAATTGTTGAGAAAACATATTCAAGCCCTTGAAACTGCAGTGGAACAGCACAAGAGACTAAAGGAGGAAGCTTTGGCAGAGTTAACATTGTGCAAGAAGCAAGTGGAAGAGAGGGAACTAAGAACAGAAGTAAAACAGACACGAATGGCCCTTTCCACCAACACAGTAGATACCAATGCAGACGTTGAAAACaaacttctgcatttaaatCAGGAGACTGATGGACTGCTAAATGAATGCAAACTATCTAGGAGGGAAAATTTAGACAAAAATGGTATTTTAGCTGAAAAATTCAGCATAGAAGGACAAGTTCTAGTAAATGAACTGGAAAACCTGAAGAGTGAGAACCAAGGAGCAATTAAAGAATAtactcagaaaacaaaccaactgcAAGCCTCCtgtgagagaggaaaagagtcTTTGAAAAAGTCTATGCAGCAATCTATGACAGAAACGAAGAAGAATCAtcagcaaagagaaatggaaCAAAGGAATTGCTCAGGGGCTGAGAAAGGTTTTTGGCTGCAGCAGGTAAAGAAACTGGAGGCAGACCTAGAAGAGAAAAGCCAGAAGATAAATGAGAGGAAGAAACATTCCcagaagctgaaagaaagaatacag GAACTCCAGACACAGCTAgaggaatttaaaagaaagtctgAGTGTGAAATAAAGCaactagagaaagaaaaagaagcccTAACTGGGAAACTTCAAAACTCTTCGCTTGAG GTGGCTCAGCTGAAGCAAATATTAGACCAACAAGCAGATAATTTCAGGGAGTCGCTGAAGAAACACAATCTACAGtccagcaaagaaaaggagaagcttTTGCAGGATCTTCAAAGCACCATTAAAGAAAACCAGAATGTTAAACTGCAGTTGGAGGCATCGCATcaaaaagtcttaaaaatgttggagaaaaacaaaaaacaggaacTCAAG GAAGCAGAAGAGCGCttgaaaaaggaatttaatgAGACTTTCAAGATCCAACATCAGTCTCATAGGCTGGAAATGCAAACCTTGgaagagagagcaaagaaagaatTACAGGATGAACTTGAGCAGATACAGAAGCAGCAAACTCTGTTGCTAG GATCTCTAAGGGTGGAAATTTCTGAGCAACAGACATCATGCACTAATCtcaaaaaacaaatagaagagCTCCAAATAGAGCTGAGGAGTGTGAGGACCTTGAAGAAGCAACAG GAAGGAAGTAGCCAGAGCCAGATCAGATCTCTTCACGATGAACTGGAAAAGTGCCAGACTGAAATTTCTGAGCTTAAGAAAGAGAACTTACTTTTGAAGGACGCAATGGAACTACTCAGTACTGAGTTGGAGACACAGAAGCAAGAAGCTGCACAGCTTCAGGATAAGGAGAGACAACACAAAAG ACTTAAAcaattagaagaaaacacaagaaaaccaGAGTCCAGACCAGAAGATCTACACCTTATAAGCTGCCTGCAAGATAAACTaagtgagagagaagaaattattaagCAGCTGGTG gaaggaagaaaatttcagCATTCGCTTTTAGCCAACGCTGAATCTTACAGAAATCGATCTTTCTCTTTCACCCCTAATCCAGGATGTTTGACTCCTTCTATGAAG CAGCAGAAGAGACCAGTTGAGGTGCCCAGTCGTGTTGTCAGTGTACCAAATTTAGCTTCCTACGCAAAGAGCTTTTTGAGTGGTGACTTGAGATCAAAAAGAAGTGCTCCTCAAATAACAAAATCGGCAAGCTTAGACCGGAGTCCTGGATGCCTCAGAGTGGGCTCTCCAACTGCACAGAcctcagacagcagcactgccacaag GACACAGGGCAGTGAACTACCACAAACCAAAGATGACCAACAAGACCCTGAGCATCAAGAATggtttacaaaatatttttcattttaa